CTTTAAacatgtatatagatagatagatagatagatagattgattgattgcttaaagtaaactctgcccccaatgtggggctcaaactcatgacctcaagatcaagagttgcatgctctaccgactgagccagctaggctcCCTTAAGAAATTTTTTTGAGTGTAAATTGACACACAGTATCACCTTAATTgaagtgtacaacacagtgatttgacaagttgaTACATTATGCTATGCCCACCACAAGCgtaattaccatctgtcaccatgtaaCATTGTTACAATGTCATTCACTGTATTCATTATGCTGTATCtcttattcctgtgacttattcattccataaatgcaagactgtgtctcccactctcccctCACCCACTTTGTCCAACTCCCCACCTCTGCAATcattagttctctgtatttatagatctgattctttttgtttatcatttttttagattccacatgagtgaaatcgtatagcatttgtctttctcagtctgatttatttcacttagcataataccctctgtctccattcatgttgtttcagatggcacaatctcatctgtttttatgtctgcataatatttcagtgtgcgtacgtgtgtgtgtgtgtatctcacatcttccttatctgtttgtctattgatggacacttaggttgcttccatattgtGGGTATTTAAATAATGCTGCCGTAACATAGGggttccccaatttttttttgaattagtgttactgtttcctttgggtaaatactcagtactGAAAtcattggatcatatggtattctatgtttattttttgaggaacttccatattgttttccacagtggctgcacccagtgcacaagagttcctttttctccatatcctcgccaacacttgttatttcttatccttttggttttagccattctcacacatgtaaggtgatatctcattgtggtttcgatttgcagatcctgatgatgagtaatgtttttgttttttgttttttgttttttaatttttaatttttatttatttttgagagagagacaaagcacgaacaggggaggggcagagagagagggagacacagaatccgaagcaggctccaggctctgagctgtcagcacagagcccaacgcggggcttgaacccatgaaccatgagatcatgacctgagctgaagttggacgctcaaccgagggagccacccaggcgcccctgatgagtaatgttgagcatcttttcatgtgtctgttggctctCTGTAGgtggtctttggagaaatgtctattcaggtcctctgcccattttttaatcagatttttttttgttgttgttcttttttggtgttgagttgtgtaagttctttatatattttggatattaaccttttaatggatatatcatttgtaaatatcttctcccgttcaaTAGGtcgtctttttgttttgttgatcgttttctttgctgtgcaagagctttttattttggtgtagtcccagtagtttatttttgtttttgtttcccttagaagacacatctagaaagttgctgtggctgatgtcagagaaattactgcctgtgttctcttcaagggcttttatggtttcaggtctctcatttaggtctctaatccagCCTGAATTCATTGAAGATACTATCTTTTCACCATTGTATACTGTTGCCTCCTTTGTTACAGATTAATTAATATaactgtggatttatttctggactctattctccattggtctatgtgtctgttttgtaccagtaccatactgttttgattactacaactttgtagtgtatcttgaaatctggaattgtgataccttcaggtttgtttttctttctcaggattgctttggctattcttaGCCTCCTCATAATCAACATtgccccaccagagtggtacttTTGTTACAATGATGAACATACCTTGACACATCAcagtcacccaaagtccacagtttacattagggttcactcttggtgcaGAACATTCCATGGGTTAAAAATgtatgacatgtatccatcattatagtatcatacaggtTAGTTTCAAGGTTCTAAGAATCCTCTGTGCTGTACCTGTTCATCCCTATCtccctggcaaccattgatctttttactgtctccatagttttgtctttgcCAGAATGTTATGtagttggaatcctacagtatgtagCTTTcacagattggtttctttcacttcgTTATATGCGTTTAAGTTTCTTCTATgacttttcatggcttgatagcactattctttttagtgctgaataacatCCCATAGCCTGGATGTAGTACGTTTTATCCATttgcctactgaaggacatcttggttgcttccaagttttgacagttGTGACTAAAGCTGCTGTAAACGTCTGTGTGCAGATagaagttttcaactcatttgggaaGATCCccaggagcatgattgctggatcatatggcaagagcatgtttagttttgtaagaaactgccaaactgccttccaaagcgtctgtaccattttgcactcccaccagccgtgaatgagagttccttttgctccccgtcctctccagcatttggtgttttcaGTGTTCTAGATTTTGGCCGTTGCTCTAGGTGTCTAATGGTATCTCCGTGTTTTAATGCACATTTTCCTGTTGACATATGAGGTAGAGCATCTCTTCATATACCTCTgtgccatctgtatatctctGCGAGGTGTCTCTTCTGGTCTCTTGCACATTTTGTAATGGGGTTGTTTGTTAACCTTTGAGATTTAAGAGTTGTTTGTATACTTTTGGCCTTTTCAGCTGTTTTCTCCCTGTCGGcctattttctcactttcttatAGTATTaccctattttttctttcatttactttttttttatctttctaaagtttatctattttgggagggagaaggagagagtgtgtgagttggggaggggcagagggagagcgagagaatcccaagtaggctcacacttgtcaaggcagagcctgacacgctGCTCAatccaagaaccgtgagatcatgacctgagctgaaatcaagagtcggatgcttaaccgactgagccactcaggtgcccgttTCTTTCAGTGTTTAAAAGGAagatttgggtgcctgggtggctcagttggttaagcgcccaactctcggtttgggctcaggtcatgatcttaaagttttgtgagttcaagccccgtgtcaggctctgcactaacagtgtggagcctgcttgggattctctctctctctcctcgcccccccaccccgctgccccgctcatgctgtctctctcgaaataaataaacaaacttgaaaaaaaaaaaaaagaaaaggaaatcacagTACAATAAAAGATCTAAATCAAGGTCTCAGAATTTCGTATAAACACTAAGACAGAAATCCAAAAGTATCGGTATTGcatctcagattttccccattaatttaaaaacttaaatttacaTGCCTAAGAAGTCATTACATGAAACTAGAGTTAACAAACATGCCAAATGCTTCCCTTTTAACTGTAGACACAGCTCCCATATTGAGTTTTACCGAAAAAACCACGTCTTTAAATGGGTATCCAGTGTTCAGTGTAATGTGGTAAAAAAGCAACATTGAATAGAAgttgactggggcgcctgggtggcacagtcggttaagcggccgacttcagccaggtcgcgatctcgcggtccgtgagttcgagccccgcgtcgggctctgggccgatggctcggagcccggagcctgtttccgattctgtgtctccctctctctctgcccctcccccgttcatgctctgtctctctctgtcccaaaaataaataaaaaacgttgaaaaaaaattaaaaaaaaaaaaaaaaaagaagttgactgTATTAACCTAAATACACTTACTGCTTATGTACATCCTACAGTGCAGCTGAGAAAAGCTGAAAATTGTTGAACAGTGATAGTTGAACTCAGCTGTTCTTTGATGAATGTTTGGCTTCGAAAGAGGAAGCGTAAATCTGAGGTATTGGCTTTTTAACGTAAGGTTTAATTCCTGCTCATCTTTTCCTTTGAAacttcttttcttcaaaatgttttgGGTAGTCTTCTACATTTACTTTTCCAGATGACTTTATTCTTcttactattattaaaaaaaattttttttaacattatttatttttgagagacagagagagacagagaatgaacaggaggaggggcagagagagagggagacacagaatccgaagcaggctccaggctccaggctccgtgctgtcagcacagagcccaatgcggggcccgaacccacggaccgggagatcatgacctgagccgaagttggatgcccaactcaccaagccacccaggtgtccctattattatttttaaaattaggctctacacccaacatggggcttgaactcacagccctgaggtcaagagtcacacgctctatgAACTGTGCCAGATAGGTGTCCCTCAGATGACTTTAAATGACCTCTTTTCTCTGCACAgatgtcactgatttttttttttggtgggagagTGGATGTTATTGAATTCCTAGGCACAATTGGACATAACTGtccaattaattaattattggACATAATTGACTTGTTCATAAATTTGATTCTTCCCCTTTGGAAACACTGTTTCTGCTTTATTTACTTTCAGTTCTCTTTATCTTGGTCTTGCACATTTTTGTTAGGTCTAATCTTAGCCATTTGTATATGAATGGCATCTTATGTTCTTccattttaatcttctttttttttttttttcctaaggattttatttttaaataatctgtatatccatcacggggcttgaactcacagccctgagatcaagagtcgcatgctccgctgactgagccagccagctgcccacCGTTTTATCTTCTAATTGCTAAGGTATTTAGGAAAACCAGTGATTCTGGTTTACTTATCCTATCCCTAGATAACTTAATGAGTTATTTTGTCAGTtctaaatatttaccatttgtggggcacctggttggctcagtcggttaagcctccaactttggctcaggtcacgatctcgcagtttgtgggcaGCTCATGGTAAGGTATCCGTCCACTTTACAGGATATGCTCTGGCATTTTACTTATGGTGGTATTTGCTGCTGTTTCCTGACCCTCttcataagtttaaaaaattttatttacggTCAAAccatttttgaaattcttttagcAAATTCATATTAAGCATCCAGtatctgccaggcactgtgctgtgtaTTAGCGAGCCGGTGATGAGCAAAACAGAGTCCTTGCCTCATGGACCTCCGTTCCGCTGGAGAGGGATCGATCATGAACAATATAGTTTGTTGGGTGATGagaaaggctgtggagaaaaataaggTGAGGTACATAGGGGCCATccacaggaggaagaaaaaacgTATATGTAACCCAGCTACCTTAAAGCAGTATGTTTTCCTCTAATTCTAGGcatgttccccccccccgcccccccccccccccccaacccataTTCTGGAACCCTGGGATTATGTGGTAGGAGCTGGAGAGGacagtgggggaggaagagattGGTGGTGccaggctgggaggaggaagTTGTGGGACCAGCCCTGGAGGCGTTAGGAGGTGAGGTTTGACTTGCCGTAAGCGGAGGTGAACTTCGGTTCACCTGCGAGCCTGTGCTTGCTGTCCTCAGAAGCCTTCCCGCCTCGGTGAGCGTGACTACTTCAGGCCATCATGGTTCTGCCTAGTGGGGGGATTTGGGGCTTGGATTTGGGGGGCCCTTCGGACCTCGTCCTCGCCCAGTTTAAAGGCCAGCTCTTGCTTTGAAGAATGTCCACATTTGTTGTTCTTCCAGTGTCTCCTTTTGAACCAGGTTCCCTCCTTCTGGTTGTTTTAAAAGGACACCCTCATAAGGACCCAGCGTAGAGTGGCCACCAAAGCAAGAGGGCCAGCATTTATCCTTGGGATCCGTTTCCTCCCACTTCCTCCAAGAGCAGTTAgggctccttcccttctccctggccCTGATGCCAGTGCAAGGCTGCTGCCCGGAGAGACGGTGGTGCACAGAGAGGGGCTTTGCTGAGCCGCCCGGGGGAGGTGTTCCTGTTTTTGGTGGCTGAAAGAGCAAAGCTGACTGCATAGGGCCCCGCATGTCCCCCTGGAGGTGGATTCGAGGCGAGAGGGCACAGAAGTCACGAAACCTCCTCCAACGTGGGAGTCTGGTTTCTGTGGTCCCTCCACCCCGACtgtggaagcagagaaaggagccAGTGGCCACCATCAGGGGCCGCCCTCGGGCTGTGTGGGAGATTCAGAGGCTCTGGCTCGCAGGGTGGCGTGTGGGGTTTGGAAATAGCCGACCCCTCCGTCCACACTGGGGGAGGGAGTCCCCGTGGCTTGGTGGGAGCATGGTAGAAATGGGTAGACAGGCGCTGTTGGGAGTGAGGAGTTTGAGAAGCTGTTCTCCAAAGATGGGGCAGCACCCGTAACGCTGAGGAGCAGGGGTGAGCCCAGTACGGGAGGCAGCTCGGTGTGTGGGAAGAGCCCAGGTTTGCTGTTTGACCGTCCGATCTGGGCTGAAATCCCAGCTCAACCAGTTCCTGGCTGTGTGGTGTTGGGCAGAGTCATTGATCTTTCTCAGCCTTCGTCTCATCATGTGAAAATGGGCTTAATAAATCCTGCCTCACATAGATGTTTTCAGATGAAGTGAAATACATGTTTTGAAAATACCCACCTAAGAGCCTGGTGCCTAGGGTCTTCATCAACAAGAATTGATGCCCCTCATCTTTGGGGAGATGGCGGGGGGctgcagggggaggcagagagcggCCGTCTTGGCAGATGGGGATGGAGCTCGAGACTGGGGGATGAATCTTTCTCAGAGAGGGGGCACTGCTGACCTTCTCTGGAGACGGGGGCGTTCAGAGAAGAGGCCGGAACAGGCAGGCTGCAGGTTGCCTTCGAGAGAGCTTTCTGACCAGCCAAGGGGGTATATAACATGCTGGAAATAGCTTTAAGGTGTGCCTCCTCTCGGCACTAGTCGGGAAGGCAGGGAAGGCTGAGGAGACGCTGGGTGCAGGGAACAAAAGTGGGCTGCGCTTGTTTGGGTGGGTGGAGACAGGGTGAGTGGCAGCGGGCGGCAGGGGCCGGTGTGTACAGAAGCGGGTGGCAGGATTGTGGATACAAGAGGGTGGAAGGTACAGAGGGACGGAGTCAGGAATGTGGGGGTTGATGCCGTAAGCAGGCGGGGAGCCCCCACTGCCAGGCTGCGAGATTGGGAGGACAGTTTGGGCCCCCAGAGCCGTGCGGAGGGGAGAGTGTTGGGGTGCTCCCTTTGGAAGTGGAGCGGTGGCTGAGGGCTTGCCCCTGTGGGGTGCCGGGTGCTGTTCTCGGTAGAGCAGACCTCCCATGCGGCTCAGAGTTGCAGATCCTGGGAGGTCCACCGCCTCCCTGCAGCCCAGGTCCCTCTTCTGCCCCCACTTAGAGCTTGACCGGGGCCACGTTGTTTCAGGAGCCAGTGACCTTTGAAGACGTGGCCGTGTACTTCACCCAGAATCAGTGGGCCAGCCTGGACCCCATGCAGAGGGCCCTGTACCGCGAGGTGATGCTGGAGAATTATACGAACATGGCTTCCCTGGGTAAGGCCCCTCTCCGTGGTCCTTTGTGATATTTCAACATCTTCCTCCGATGTTTTGGGGCTTTGAACTCCTGAGGTTAATTCTGCAGTCACGAGCTTCTGCACATGTCGGGTGAAGAAATCCCTGGTCCCCTCACATGTTGCAATCAGACTTCCCTATATGTCCCAGGGCAGGGTGTGGTTCTGGGCCCTGAGCGAAGGGACTCTTGTGTCCTAGGTGAGCCCTTGGtccctccatgctgccagtgttCTGGGGATGTCGGTTTTCTGCCTGTGGGGGAGTCTCCCAGGATATCAGCGCCTGTGTTCTTCCTGAAGGCATCTCTTTGTTTAGGTCAGGGCGAGATTGCAGTTTCTCCCTGAGGAGAATTGCTGTCTCCTCGGCCTTACCTTGGAGCACAGTGTGGAGCCCTTCCGCAGAACCCCCGGGTAGCTCACTGGGCATTTCattcttctccccctgcccccacccccaccccccccagcctgTTGTAGGGTGGGCCAAGAGAGATCTCAGGAAAACTCTGGAAGTCTCCCTTCGACTCTCAACCTGTTTGTCCTTTTTCTTGCTGGAGTAGCATTTCCATTCCCCAAACCTGTTCTGGTCTCCCACCTGGAGAGAGGGGAAGCGCCATGGGGCCCAGATCCCTGGGAAGCAGAGGTTTTGAGAGGCATCTGTCCAGGTGAGTAAGAGAACCTAGCAGTTTCGGTTTTGCCTTCccagtttattttacattttttatttgttttaagtaggctccacacccaacgtgggacttaaactcatgaccctaggatcaagagtcagaggctccacggactgagccaaCCGGGCACCCCTGCCTTCCCAGTTTATTGGAAATGGTTCTTCTGCAGCAGAGAACATGGCTCCCTGTTCTTTATAAGGCACTGCTCCACGCACTCTCTGACCTCTGCCCAGTTTCCAGCCCCAACCTGGGAAAACCAGTCCCTGGGAGTGCATGGCCACTGACCTGCCACAGAAAATCCGTGACCCAGTAGCTCCTAAACCACTTCTTTTCTCACTTACCAATGGAAATACTTAATTGTATGCCAATTTTATGCCAAGAAGTAGATTTCAGCCATACTTTAAGGAAAGTATGATTCTGTGGGTCAAACTGAATTATTTGTGCCACAGCTGTGACTTCTGTTTTTAGGCcttcagcaatgaaaaaaaaaatgccttaactTTCCTTTTTAGTATTTAAATCACCTGTAATTTGTGTAGGTCATGATCGTTAGGTCTGCATTATATTTGTCTCACATACAGCTGTAGAGGGAAAGGCAACGACTGCTCCCAACCACtgcacccaacacacacacacccacacccacacacccccacGCAACACATACAGACTAAAATTTACCTGAGACCGCTCGCTGGTCCTGGGAGTTCTCGATTACttggattttctttgttttggaagGAAGTTTCCACGCCTCCCTTCTCTCATCTatgttgtgattttgtttttgtttttttttaatttttttttttttaacgtttatttttgagacaagagacagagcatgaacaggggaggggcagagagagagggacacacagaatctgaaacaggctccaggctctgagctgtcagcacagaacccgacgcggggctcgaactcacggaccgcgagatcgtgacctgagccgaagtcggacgcttaaccgaccgagccacccaggcgcccctatgctgtGATTTTGTAAACAGTGGTTCTTCTAGCAGAAATGCCCCTGTGGCCTACAGCTCTCCAGTTCAATTTGTGTCCCAGTGCACTTTCTGAAAGAGTCTTTTGTCCCAGAATATTatgtggaatatttaaaaatcactgggCCAGTATTTGGAATTTAGGGTGGCTTCCTGGCTTCCAGGTGGGACGTTGAGCTCCAGTGTTTTTGAGTTTGGTTTGCAGCCTGCTGGCCCTCTGGTCGTGCGGGAGCTGCCGTCGTCTCTCCCTGGGAGCCCTGACTTCCTTCTCTCTTCggcatctctccctctctccctttctcttttgaaacatttccatttcttgcTGATCTCTCTTACCTCTCccattctgtttcttctcttttcccacctGCTGCCTTCTTCCTGTCCATTCTGGAAGCCCTCATCGTGCCCCTTTCACCTGCCTCAGGCCACTTCCCAGCCTTCCTCACAGGAGGCACATCCTGGTCCGTTTCCAGGGTCATCGCTTCTCCAGCCATAcattgttgttttcctttttctctcttgtcctcCCGTGTGAGTGCTTGTAGCCATTTCgtgagaatattttttaaaatcacgtTCCACAAGAGAACACGGGGAGCCCTGGATCCTGTTCCCCTTCCGGTGTGGTAACCAGGAACACCTGTGGTTTCTTTGGGCAGGTGGCGAGTCCCGGATCAAGAACGAAGAGCCGGCTGGAAAGCGGGAAGCCTCTGAAGAGGCAGAGTGGCACAGAATGCCAGGAGGAGGGCTTCTCAGAAACGTTTCCCAGCACTTTGACTTTAAAAGCAAGGCGACATGGCAGACTTTCAGCCTGAATCCGAATCTGATACTTCGGGGGGGAATGAAGTTCTATGAGtgtaaagaatgtgggaaaaTCTTCAGGTACAACTCAAAGCTGATTCGGCACCAGATGAGTCACACCGGGGAGAAGCCCTTCAAATGTAAGGAATGCGGCAAAGCCTTCAAGTCCAGCTATGACTGTATTGTCCATGAGAAAAACCACATCGGAGAGGGGCCCTACGAATGCAAGGAGTGCGGCAAAGGTTTGAGTTCCAACACGGCCTTGACACAGCATCAGAGGATCCACACCGGAGAGAAGCCGTACGAGTGCAAGGAGTGTGGAAAGGCCTTCCGCAGGAGCGCAGCGTATCTCCAGCATCAGAGATTGCACACTGGGGAGAAACTCTATAAATGCAAAGAGTGTTGGAAAGCTTTCGGCTGTAGGTCACTCTTTATCGTCCACCAGAGGAttcacacaggggagaagccctACCAGTGTAAGGAGTGTGGCAAGGCCTTCACTCAGAAGATAGCTTCCATCCAGCATCAGAGGGTCCACACCGGAGAGAAGCCCTATGAATGCAAGGTGTGTGGGAAAGCGTTCAAATGGTATGGCAGTTTTGTTCAGCACCAGAAATTGCACCCCGTGGAGAAGAAGGCCGTCAAGGTTCTTGGGCCATCCCTGAGGAGTCCCCAGTGCCCCCCTTCAGCCTTATCTGCTGTTCCTCTCCAGGGCCCATGTTCTGCTCCAGCCGTGGCCATGCCTTCACTGACCTTTCCACATGCTGTGCTCGTCCCTACCTCTGGGCCTTTGTTCATGCTACTGCCCGCATCCGGAATGCCTTCCTCACCTGTCCAAATAGTGCGTGTCTTCCAAGGCCTTCCTCCCCCTGTGAAGCCTTCCCCAGTTATTCTGACCCCTTCCCCACACCCCTCGTGAGCTTTATCTCGGCACCCTTGAGGCTCTTAGGCCCAGCACATCTTCAGCCTcgcttgttttgtttgtattttttttctctgtttacaTGCATTACAGTTGTTTCGGCATAAACTCCATTGTAATCTATATATATTGAAAGACTATGTTTGTAGATCTTTCCTCGGGTAGAAAGTGTAACCACTTGGCTTTTGCACTGGTCTCTTTCAGGCTTTCACAGTAATGGCTGGATCTGCACTGTGAGGGTGCTGATGTTGGAAGTGCTGGTAGGACACTTTGTTGCATTAGTGTCTGGGAGAgagcccctcccccgcaccccccgcccctgGCTAGGTCATTGTGATTGGAGCCAGGCAGCTCCGGGGAAGCCAGGAGGCTGCCAGGAACTTGGGGCAGGCTGGGAAGAGCGCTGGGATCTGCTTCCAGCAGCGGACTCGGGAATTAATGCAGATTGCTCAGAGGGCTAAGGTGGTCCATTAACAGAATTGAGATTATGTTGCCCTCCGCGCGGGTCATTGAGCGTCTCCTGTGTCTGTGCAAAAGGTCATGTGTAATAACCAGTGGAAAACAACGGTGTGTGTGCAGTAATAGCGATCATTTATGTGACTGAGAGCAATCATGTCTTTAAACacgaaacagttttttttttttttccctgtagtttTGCTCTGGAGATCTAgatgtttctttttaacttttcctaAGTAAATATACACCAAGGTATTCGTCTTCGTTCCATGTGTTGTGTCGATTTTTCCCGGTGGGCATTCTGGTTTTCTGTTTGCAAGCTTTGGCTTCTGCGATCTGTGTGCTCCAGATAGCATGAATTGTAAATATGAATTTGACGAATTATGAAAGCAGTAGCATCGGTGTAAAGCCAACTTGGGGGAAATCTGAATAAGCCTCTAAAGTTATGTGTTAGACATGGAGGGAGCTGTGTGATGGGTCAGTGGCTAGGCTTATGTGATAGGTCAGTGAAGCAGGATTTTGGATTGCTCTTAGTTTTGGCCTTGATGGGGATCTTTTACAACGCTGCAAAGGCCTGTATGAAGCAGTTTCTGGAGAAAGAATTTGAGTCCTGCATTATCAGCATTAATTTAAAGTAACTCTTTAAACATTGATGGAAGCAGtcatacattttattcttttctgttgctCTTGCTACCTAGATGTTTCTCCACAGCAGTTAACAGAAAAACCTTTAAATTAGTGGCTCTTGAACTTCACCGTGTGTCTGAATGACCTGGTGTAAAAAGAGTAATTTTCTAGCCTAACTCCCAGAAGTTCTAATTTTGGATATCTGAGCTGATGCCTAGACATACATTGAGAGAGATGCTCTAAGCAGAAAATGGCTGTGGGCTGTTTGGAGGTTGATATGTTGATACAGGGTTTGGGGGA
The DNA window shown above is from Neofelis nebulosa isolate mNeoNeb1 chromosome 5, mNeoNeb1.pri, whole genome shotgun sequence and carries:
- the ZNF621 gene encoding zinc finger protein 621 isoform X7 encodes the protein MQRALYREVMLENYTNMASLAFPFPKPVLVSHLERGEAPWGPDPWEAEVLRGICPGGESRIKNEEPAGKREASEEAEWHRMPGGGLLRNVSQHFDFKSKATWQTFSLNPNLILRGGMKFYECKECGKIFRYNSKLIRHQMSHTGEKPFKCKECGKAFKSSYDCIVHEKNHIGEGPYECKECGKGLSSNTALTQHQRIHTGEKPYECKECGKAFRRSAAYLQHQRLHTGEKLYKCKECWKAFGCRSLFIVHQRIHTGEKPYQCKECGKAFTQKIASIQHQRVHTGEKPYECKVCGKAFKWYGSFVQHQKLHPVEKKAVKVLGPSLRSPQCPPSALSAVPLQGPCSAPAVAMPSLTFPHAVLVPTSGPLFMLLPASGMPSSPVQIVRVFQGLPPPVKPSPVILTPSPHPS